The following DNA comes from Lynx canadensis isolate LIC74 chromosome B1, mLynCan4.pri.v2, whole genome shotgun sequence.
agagcccgacgcggggctcgaactcgcggactgcgaaatcgtgacctgagctgaagtcggacgcttaaccgactgagccacccaggtgccccggaaagtTAGTTTTTTTATACAGCACATGATACAAGCTACCTAGGCATAAAGTAACATGTCTTGTAAAGACTGCTTGGTCAAAGCTGTAACAGACTGAGGCTTAGAGTTTGGGTCTCCTGATTGAGAATCCTTTTCTCAGTTAGAATAGATGACTTCCTATTGAAATGGGAACAAAGAAGTCATGTTTCCTTATGTGACTCTctcattatttgttcttttatctgAGTTGTGCTACAATAGAACTTTCGATCTGCACTAAACTCTGAGTCAGACTAGACTGAAAAATGTGATTAACTTGTTTTCTAAGCCTTCCTGTATAAAACTGAACCACTGGCAGGGAATTAGAAACAGCAAGGGTCACTGCTCCTAAGGCTTTAAGGCTGGTTCTTGTGAATTGGactaaatgaatttttctttattgttttgtgaTGTGTTCTTACATTGGTAATGGACTCTTAACATACCTCTATGTgaatgaaaaattacattttccattCACTGCTTTTATAAGgccttattttttctgtttaacttCAGACATGAGAAAATTTGAAactgtaattaacatacagtgtatttgTTTCTTAACATGGCCTTCTGAGAAGTACCTTACCACAAACCTTGACATCACTTCTCATCACTTGTAAGTAACTTGTGATTTAGAGCTTTGTGTTTATAGATGTTTGTGGATATCTGATGTTGGATGTACTATACACTGagaaattttctcttaaaaaaatccacccacaaatgttattttcctttgttttcagtgaaattttatttctctccattACATAGCCTTATTCAATCCTTTCTCGTTCTACTTTGGCATGCAGGATCATCTGTAGAAGTGAGAAAGATTCtagcaaaattttagaaaatgtatcattggttaacatgaatttaaaataagaaagaatcagGGAATTGAAACTAAAATATCTCCATTCAGTATATTTCTGTCTCTAGTCAATGGGAGTATCTCCTATCAGTCACGAGACTAGGGTTTTTTTGTCAGTTTATACCCATTCAGCTATCTCCTTGCTTCTAGGTATGGAAAGTTATCTCTATTAACATAGCTGCTAGAATTTAAAACTATCCCTCCTCCCCATGACAACAGTGTTCCAACTGGCTActttcctccccaacttgtttTTAGCCCCATCATTCCTTTTGCTTACATGTATACCTACTGTCTTTCCCCCcaactatatgtatatgtatatgtatatgtatatgtatatgtctatatctacatatctatatctaaatatctctatatatctatatttatatatagatatatagatatttatatctatatctatatttatatatagatatatatagatagatatatatagatatgtagatatagatatgtagatatatagatagtaaatatatagaagatactgtgtgtgtgcgtgtgtgtgtgtgtgtagaaaagtTGTTTATTAAGTTGTTCCTAGACTCTCCAGAAGAGTCAGGGCCTGATTCTGAGGTCCGTATGCAAGAACAATAATCCAGTGTCATCACCCCCACTAAATTTTCTGTGTCTCTAAAGATGGGAACTATTCAAAAGAATAGGAATAGGGAACatcctatttatctatttttgttccaCACCATCTCACACAGTGATTTCCATGTGACAATAGGAATAATCCTATGAAGGAAGGAATATAAGCCGTATTTTATAGGCAAGTTACTAGGCTTAAAAGGCTTAAGGAATTTACTCAGCCCCGCTCAGTCAATGGTAGAGCAGTGTGTGtttgttgaaataaatatatgggtATGGTTATTTAGAACTGGAAtgaatgtaaactttttttttttttttaacgttttatttatttttgagacagagagagacagagcatgaacgggggaggggcagagagagagggagacacagaatctgaagcaggctccaggctccaagccatcagcccagagcctgatgtggggcttgaactcacggaccgtgagatcgtgacccgagccgaagtcggacgcccaaccgactgagccacccaggcgcccctgtaaactTTTTTGTTTAGATAATATAAACCTTGGGAGATTAGACTCCTGGAGTCACATGCTTCGTCATTCACTTATGGAGGAGGAAGTGCGTTTCTCTAGCCACCAGACAAAACTTCACTTCACTCTAAGCCAAATTTGGATATTGCTCACTGTGAATCGAGCACTGTAGCCAGGGGAATGGCATGCACCTATTGGCTTGAGCCTCTGTTAAATTCCTTTATCTGAATTAATAATGACAGGAGCAAAAGGAAACAGGATTCTTTTGATTGGTTTAGGCCAATGTCAGTTTACCCGTGGAACCACCCAGCTTGGAGAATATACATAGAATGGATGCTGGAGAAAGAGTCACAAAGCTCAGCAGAGATGGATATTTGGAGCTGCAAAAGGTAGGCTTCATTTTAGATTTTGACTGGTTCTTCCAAACTGTACTCTAAAAAATGCTGTACtgtttcccaccaacagtgtatgagaaaGTATTTCCTGACACCCAGACCATATTTGATATTActaataatttccattttgacCAGTCTGATGGGTGGAACTCATCtctttagtttatattttcttgtttactaCTGAggttacacatattttatataattattcttttcGTATGTTTATCAGTCATTTGGTTTTCTCCTTCTGTGAATAAAAGATATTAAAggtcttatggggcgcctgggtggctcagtcggttaggcggccgacttcggctcaggtcatgatcttgcggtccgtgagttcgagccccacgtcgggctctgtgctgacagctcagagcctggagcctgtttcagattctgtgtctccctctctctgaccctcccctgttcatgctctgtctctctctgtctcaaaaataaataagatgttaaaaaaaaattaaaaagatattaaaagtcttaaaaaaaaggtagattGTAGCTTGAgttttggagattttcctttgtaaatgtTTTTCCTACCTCCTGAAAACAAAGCCAAATTCCAGACTAAGATCATATAGTTTGGCTCAAGGTATATTTTAgatcaaaattattttgtactggggtgcctgagtggctcagtttgttgagggtctgacttctgttcgggtcatgatcttgtggttcatgagttcgagccctgcatcgggcttgctgctgtcagtgtagagcccgctttggatcctgtccccctctctttctgctcctcccccactgacactctctctcaaaaataaattaaacattaaaaaattaaaaaaaaatattttgtactgGGAAATGCAACCCAGCCagtagaatgtatttatttatttttaaatttttattttaattccagtacagttaacatacagtgttacattcatttcaggtgtagaatacaGTGATTCATTAATTCCACGTATTACTCACTGCTCAttaagataagtgtactcttttattttttatttatttattttttttcaacgtttatttatttttgggacagagagagacagagcatgaacagggaaggggcagagagagagggagacatagaatcggaaacaggctccaggctctgagccttcagcccagagccccacgcggggctcgaactcccggaccgcgagatcgtgacctggctgaagtcggacgcttaaccgactgcaccacccaggcgccccaagtgtactcttttaaaaaaaattttttttaaacattttttcatttttgagagagagcatgagcgggggaggggcagagagagagggagacacagaatctgaaggaggcttcaggctctgagctgtcagcacagagcccaatgtggagctcgaactcaccaaaggtgcgatcatgccctgagctgaagttggaggcttaactgactaagccacccaggcaccctgataagtGTACCCTTAACCCCCTGTAtctatctatttcacccattcgcCTACCCATCTCCCTTCTAGTAACCCTCTGCTGGTTGTCTATTTAAgggtctgttttttggtttgtctttctctttccccccctttgttttgttttttaaattccacatatgagtgaaatcatatggtatttgtgtttctctgagtggcatattttgcttagcattatactctctagatccacccaagttgttgcaaatggcaagatttcatttgtttttttttgtggctgaataatattccatcgtatatatgtacaccatatcttctttattcattcattttccaatggacacttaggttgcttccataatttggctattagaATAACGCTGCAAtacacataggggtgcatgtatcccttcaaatgcggattttcgttttctttggataaatacccagtagtggaattactggatcatatggatCATATGGATTACTggatcaatttttaattttttgaggaacctccatactgtcttccgcAGTACCAGTCAGCAAAATGTACCTTAAAATCACTTGGCTTTTTAAGTAAGGTTGTCAGGTTCCCATTCTTCTGTTGGGTCCTGAGAGCAGTAAGAGATAAGCACTCCTACCTTCCAGGGTAGAGGCTGAAGAAGTCTGTTCTGTTTGGGCAGACAGGAATTATTTCAGGGTAATTATGAAAGTTCTGAGCTCAGGGTTTGCTTGCAGTTGGCCTTAAATCCATTTTGCTAAGATGACACCCTCCCTACTCCTTTGGCTCTGCCCAGTATTGCCCAGTGCTGCCAAGCCATGTTCCAGGAGGTGGCAGTAAAGCCCCACTCATTGTACTCAAGGCTCACTGTAAGTCTTATCCTGTCCTTTACAAGGGCAAAAATGCTAAATCCGTGATGAACGTTACCTGAGGGGTATTTATCCATTCCTTTTGTCTATGCAAGAAAAggtcttctttttccatttttaagggCCCAATATTGACGAGTTCTTAATCTATTTGAACGGTAGGTGTGATCCATGGCCATCACATGGTACCGCCAGTGTTGTGGCGCCCTCTGGTGGACGTTGACGGTTAAACACTCCAGAAGTCCAGTCCCAGGGGTTTATGAAGCACAATGGGAGAAGAGACCAATGCATATGCCTCGGTCTTTGGGACGGTGTCAGCGCTCCCCTGATGTCAGCAGGTGGCTGGTGACTCAGAGGTCAGAAGGCAGAAGCAGTGGCTGGAGGAGGGCTAGGCTGATGGGAGTCTGGGGGTGGTAGGGCAGCGCTGTGGACTTTGCTGAAAATCctgagtaaaagaaaaagaagttggaGAATTATGAAAGTAAATTTGCCTCACAGCGATGAAATGTGAGCAGAAGGGCAAAGGCAAAGTGGCAAGGAGGGCCGACCAGGCCACTTCCAATAGTGCTAATCCAAAGAGGGCTCAGGACATTTTGTGATTCACTGGAAGCACGGTCTTCAAGTGTGGTTTCTGTACAAGCAGCAAAATGTAAGCCAATGCTCACAATGAATGGGATTTGGGGAGTCCACACTGGCTAGTTCTGTTGGCATGCCTCATGGGGAGTTTGCCTGGTACAGCCCCAGACACACTTCCAACCTTGATGTCAGCTAGCTGGTATGTGTAAGTCAGCCATCAGTCCACAAGAACTCGGAATTTGAAATACTGTAGAACATCTTGGTTAGGGGAAATGAGCGACCTATTTTGTATCTAAAACGTAAGCCCTTAATGTACTTCTCAACATGTTGATTTGAGAAAAGCACCACCAAGGAAAACTGAAAAGGGActacagaaaacaagaaatgctTTGCCAACATGGAGAACTTTAAAACAGATTTCAAACACAATTTTATGATCGTATAATGATCACAAATGATCACAATGATCGTATGAAATCTACCTCTGTTTTGAATAAGGGTAGGCATCTAATTCTCCAAGGGAAGAAAATTTTgaagtggatttcttttttttaattaaattttttttttatttttgaaagatatttctaAAGAAAGTAAAGGGTTTACTATGTACTAAACATGTAATAACCCTTCTGTTTAGAACATGAACCAAAGTGTGTTATTAAGTTTGTTGTCAGAAAATCAGTTTCTCCCGACTGGTGAACAGATATTTAAAGACTAACTGTTTGAGGAGGCATCTCAGATGATTAGCCTTCCTAGGAAACCTGTATGTCTTCCCTTGGCCTGGAAGAAAACTTGACAGAGAGGACTggactcagatttttttttttttaagtgatagatGTTGCTAATGAAAGCCTGACGAAATTACAAAATGAGTGAGTGATTATTATTGGCGGATTCTCTATCTCTGGTTGCTATTACGACCAGTTCTCTAACAAATTCCCCAAAGAGAGGGATTTATCTGCACTAAAACAGAGGGATATTCAcgttaaaattcctaaaagaaggTTGAAAGCATGCATAGGTGGCAGTAACTATTTTTTGAGAGGGATGTATGTATCTCctcaataagttatttttttctggggaaatttaatttaatttgatttaaggtgttattttttattttattttattttttaaaaatttttagtgcatatttatttttgagagagagagagacagagagagagagagacagaatgtaagtgggagaggggcagagagagaaggcggcacagaatccaaagccgcctccaagctctgagctgtcagcacagaccttggCACGGGCTCCAACTCgtaaactgcgagatcgtgaccctagctgaagtcagttgctcaatggactgagccacccagtgcccctattttattttttaatgcctatttatttctgagagaaagagagagagagggagtgtgcatgcatgagcgggagagggctggagagagaggaagagagagaatctcaagcaggccccgcCCTGTCAGGGCTtcaattcacaaaccatgagatcatgacctgagctgaaatcaagagtgcttaaccaactgagccacccaggtgccccttttctggAGAAGATTTTAAAATCCTGAGGTTTCTCCTGGTATGTGGAAGCTGATTTGGAATCATCTAGGGTTAAATATCAGGAAGTTTAAAAGTTCACTAACAGGTATATGCTTGGTTTATTTGAGGAACAGTGAGGCAGGTAGTGTGTCCGAGTGGAgtgaaaaaggaagagacaggtaGGAGATAAGGTCAGAGAGGAAAAGGTTGGGGACCCAGAATGGGAGTCCAGGTCATGCAGGCCACCGTAAGGACTTGGACATCTGTGTCAGGAGGTTTCAGATGTCATACTTTGTCACGGTCCCTTCTATACAAATCATTGAACCGCGACTGTCCAGTTCAGGCTTATCATAAATTTCCCATGTTGAAATTGTAGGAGAGATTTTCTGTTTGGCATGCGTGTTAATCTCTTTCTGTGGTTCTTTGGCTAACCAACTGTATGAAGTATAGGGTTATATTTAAGGCTGTTCAGACTACTCCAGTTGAAATTTGCCTTCGCTGGGAAAGACAAATGCTTATTGCCATATACTGAAAAATATGCAGTCTTCTGCTTACTGTCAGGAGGTGATGTTTCAGTGAAATATTTCTCCAGTGAAATATGGCTCCCCTGCCATTTATTGAGAGATAATTGACATTGatcattgtataagtttaaggtgtacaacatggtgatttgacaCACATATATTGCGGTATGATTACCACAGTAGTGTTAGCTAACATCTCCATCCTGTCACATGATTACAATCTCTgtttttgtggtgagaatatttCAGGTCTACTCTCTTGGCAATTTTCAAGTctataatacagtgttattaactataatcaccacactgtatgttagatTCCCAGAACATGTTAATCTTATGACTGGAAGTTTATGCTCTTTGACCaatatttccccatttccccacccctcagcccctggtgACCACCACTCTGCTCTCCCTGTCTCGGTgattggcttttttagattccacatataagtgatataatacagtatttgcctttcttggTCTGATTTATTATCAGGGAAGTATTACTTTATACAACCTTGGTATCTAccagaaaatagaatatttgaatgCTTGTTTGATAAACAAATCTATAATTATAATTAGCATATATTTACTGATTTCTTTTATACTACAgcattaaacatattaaaatttttttttaatgtttatttgtttttgagagacagagagagacagagcatgggttggggaggggcaagagagagacacacagaatctgaagcaggctccaggctctgagctgtcagcacagagccagatgtggggctcaaacccacgaaccgcaagatcatgatctgagctgaagccggatgcttagctgactgagccacccagtcgcccctacagcgttaaaaatttttaactgataactaaaaaaaaaaaaaaaaatttaactgataACTTACATATAGTAAGATACGTaaatcttaagtgtacagtttgatgaatttttataaatgcaCACACCTGTGTGACTACCATCCAGATCCAGTTATggaataattctttctttttattttttaaaaatgttcatctatttttgaggggggggcagagagagatggggagagaggatctgaagcaggctctgcgttgacagcagacaacccaatgcggagctcacgaactgtgagatcatgacctgagccgaagtcggatacttaaccaaccgagccacccaggtgcccccagttatGGAATATTTCTAGCTCCTAGCAGTCTCCCTCTTGCCCTTACTCAGCCAACCACCCCTTAAATGTCATCACTATTCTGACCTCTGTCACCATGGATTAGTTTTGCCTGGCCCTGAATTTAATATACACGAAATCTtattgtatgtattcttttgtatttGACATCTTTCACTCAACATGAAGTGAGGTTCATTTATGCTGTGATGTGAAGCCGTCATCCACGGTTTTGCCTTACTGTgtggtattccactgtatgacACAATAACAATTTAGTCATCCTTTCTACTGTTGATGGACTCTGTGTTTCCAGGTAAGAGCTATTTCATGATGACTCAGTGGTTCTACGCGGTGCTGACCCTAGGAGGTGCTGAGGTATATAGAACTGACCACCCCAGTGCATGGTTTCAGCTGCACCTACTCGTTTGCACCTCCCATCCTTGGTGCCTTTGTTTCTCTGCTGTTTAGAACAAGCCTGGAGGTTCCAGTAGGAACTTGAAAGttacttacattttattatacaaataagtCAGATATGCTCTgtgcttaaaaaaggaaaatgctgaaccccttccttccttccttccttccttccttcctccctccctccctcccttccttccttccttccttccttccttccttccttccttccttcctggaagCACCTGAGCATTGTCCCACTGTGTTCTGTAGAATCAAAGCCAGCTTTCTCTAGATTATGCAGCTGTTCTAGGAGTTTGTAGTTCATTGCTTTCAAAATTGGATACCtcgtgttatgggctgaatttaTCCTGACATTCGTATGCTGGAGTGTTAATCCCCAATACGTCAGAgggtgactatatttggagatatcCAATCTGAGAGATATCCttattaagaagagaaaaattgcACGCACAGGAAAGACACCGGCACACACGTGCACAGAAGAAAGACCCCGTGAAGAGGCAGCAAGagggcagccatctgcaagccaaggggagaggcctcagaggaaGCCCACCCTCTTGACACCTTGACTTTgcacttccagcttccagaactgtgagaaagtgaATTTGCACTGTTTAAGCGTCCCAGGCTGTGGCATTTTCATTATAGCAGTCCCAGCAAACTAACATTTGATTGGTTTCAAATGATTTTCCAAATGCCATACGGTAACATCTATAAAATAAGTCAGCTCTTCCTTAATTTTTCATGTCTAATCAGGGGCGTAGCAAACCCCAGGGTTTAAATGGGCCACAAACCAATCATTTAGTAGCCAACCCCATGCAGCCTGCATGTCCCTCCTCTCCTGGTTTGGCTGCTCCCTGAATGGTTTGAGATGAAATGGTTTTGAGAAGAAATCATACTCCTTTACCTTCAAATACTTCATCTTATTATGTAAGGATGTTCTCTTACATAATCATCAAgttcaaaaaaattaacactgaCATAAGGCTATTATGTAACACATGGCCACATTAAAATTTTGCCAGTCATCCCAATACTATTCTTTCTGgtaatctctccctctccttcccacctccaggACCACATGTTACATTTGATTATCATGTCTCTTTGATCTCCTTTAACCTTTGCCTACCACGACATCTACATTTTTGAAGATTACACAGCAGGTGTTTTGTAAATGTCCCTCAGTCTGGGTTTGTCtgatgattagattcaggttatgccTTTCTAGCATAATCGGAACTTTAGACACGCATAGGCTGTTCATGCCACAAAGCACAAGAGTTATCACACCCTTCCATTGCTTTAAAAGCAACAAAGCCTACTTACATGCTAAGAGGAACACATTTGATACATAAATTCACTTTGAGGTGTTAGTGATGAAAACGATCTCCCTGAGGCAATAAACCTGCTAGGcatcactgtatttttaaagaaaaatttattagacaaaaggatacaaattttttttaatcatgatttttaaaaaatcatttaaatcataCGTTTTAAATTACAGGTGTAGGCTACTTTTCATATGGGCAACTCTATGCATGTTCAAGGGGGAGGAATGTTGCAATTATACCCAGAGTTATTCTGGAAAAGGTCCCCACTATGAAACACTGCAGAAACAGCCTGCTTTCTATAACAGATGCAGTGACTGAGGCATTGAAGCGGTGATGCTTTAGTTTGTCTTAATTTTTCTGAGGTTTGTATGTCACCCAGCAGGGTCTCCATGGACTAGATTTCAGAGCAATTGAGTTTGGGATTCCTGTGAGCCATGGAAGACTctggagtgggagtggggagcaggaagAGTGCTGTAATAGAGGAGGGGGTGTGAGATTCAATAGAAAGGGAGGTGAGATTCAAACACAAACATTTACCTGTCTTCAGGTTTGCCCGACTTTGGCCCTTTTCTGATTATGCCCCACGaatcaaaaagaaagcaaacgAGACAGCCAGTTTATTACAAAATATAGAGTTCCTTAGGATTtcaaatacagtttttatttaagcTCATAATTTTGAAGCAAATATCTGTTCTTGTAAGAAAATTTGCTAGGAAGTGagtgaaggaatttttttttcccttttatcttttcaCATAGCAAAGAACAGTATGatgactttctctgtctcttcctttcccagGCAACACTCCCAGCGATCTCATgactttatgttctttttttttttttttcctttgtaaagcagtggcagcagcagcagcagcaactttTGCACGCACTTCTTGGGAGGAACAGGTGTAAGCCCTTGACCACATTTGCAAAAGTCAAGTTCCTATGTTACAGGCAAGGTGAGTGGCACAGACAGGAGGCAGTATTTACAGAATGGCTACAGTAATGCCCAATGAATGCAAGCGGTGGGATTTGTTAACTCCTGTTGCACGCTCAGCTTCCTATAGTTGACTCAACTTATGTCTTTGGAGCTCTAGAGTTACAAGAACATccatgtaaacttaaaaaaaaattttttttaattttatttaaatccaagttaacatatggtgtaataacagtttcaggagtagaatttagtgattcatttcttggatgtaacacccagtgttcatcccaataagtgccctccttaatgtccatcactcatgtagcccatccccccacccaatgcccctccaacaaccctcagtttgttctctgtatttaggagtctcttatggtttgcctccctctctgtttttatcatatttttccttcccttcccctatgttcatctgctgtgtttcttaaattctacatatgaatgaaatcatccATGTAAACTTTTAATCAGACTTTGAGTCTGGAACCTTACTGAAAGTTCTAggggaaataaataataagcaatcTAAGCTAGTATCCATATGATGATAAGGTGAGAAACAGTGAGATACTTATCAAACTAATTTGCACTGGTTGCTTAAAAAGTCAACATAAAAGTAACTTTAGATATTAcagttaaaaaatagttttttaagttAGGTAATTTAGTTTATGATATCTTCAAGGTATTATCTTAGATGCCCCAtaactttgttttgctttaatgagtataattcttttgttgttgttattagaaAACTGAGTGGATCctgaaagttctcatcataagaaaaaaaaatcgtaaCTTGTATGGTAATGGTTGTTAATTGGACTTATTGTGattttttgcaatatatacaaatatggaatcattacattgtacatctgaaactaatataatgtcatGTCAATTACACCTTGGTAAAAGATAAATGAGTAAGTAGCCACTATCTACACCATGGCCAAACAGAGAATAGAATAAGAATAACATTAAACTTTCAGTTTTCTATAATTTCCTTTACAGTTCACTTTGTAAATGCGCTTCGCTCTGTAAATTTTCCAGTGAGTAAAAAGGGTGTCATTAATGTCTTCATTTGGTTTATATCGATTTGTTTAAATGCTTTCACTTTAATTTAGAAGAGAGAGCTGATTCTCCTGGCATTGCAGTCTGTACAGGAATTCTTGGAACCACccattttaggattttatttgcATGAATATCCTGAGATCTTAAAAAGTTGGGGATAAGGGTAATGTAGTTATCGCTCCTATCTGGCAAACATGAATATCCTGTAAGCCGATATCTTCCCTGCAGACATCAAGAACGATTTCTAGTCTGTGGTGTTTAAGATACTTCATGTTCAACTCCAATCACTTTAGtttggaaaaagaaagcaggaatgtttttaatctcttttcgGAGGTATTGGCCTCTTTTGCATCAGCATGTTTGgggcttctcttttctctctgctttcttcagAGGAGCTTCTTCTCCACAGTTTTCTTCTGGGGAAGTATCTGTAATGAGGAGTGAGGCGACTGTGTGGCCAAAAGAACGGACGAAACTGAAAACGACGATTGCACTTCCGAGGAAGGAAAGGTCTGTTTGGAAACCTAATGTGGACTCTAGGCCcttgtggaaaaaaatgaaagggacaCTTGGGTGTCCTTGGGACGAGCTGAATCCTCGTC
Coding sequences within:
- the ODAPH gene encoding odontogenesis associated phosphoprotein, yielding MAHQLRFACRLLVCWVVVTVAEGQKAVATPLRGSQDDGGPTDCEIFTLTPPPTIRNPVTRIQLVPRTPKCPFHFFPQGPRVHIRFPNRPFLPRKCNRRFQFRPFFWPHSRLTPHYRYFPRRKLWRRSSSEESREKREAPNMLMQKRPIPPKRD